The Thalassotalea sp. HSM 43 genome window below encodes:
- a CDS encoding GAF domain-containing protein — MEKTQFYRTLLAQVDAIIGDETDVTANMANISAILFNSLENVNWAGFYRMVDGQLVLGPFQGQVACIRIDIGRGVCGTAVSEGKLQLVTDVHQFSGHIACDAASNSEIVIPVFNDGKVIGVLDIDSTEYGNFDEQDAIGLQAIVERFQLSLN; from the coding sequence ATGGAAAAAACACAATTTTATCGCACCCTGTTGGCTCAAGTTGACGCCATTATTGGTGATGAGACCGATGTAACAGCCAACATGGCCAATATCAGCGCTATTTTGTTTAACAGCCTTGAAAACGTTAACTGGGCTGGCTTCTATCGTATGGTTGACGGCCAATTAGTACTTGGTCCGTTCCAAGGGCAGGTCGCTTGCATTCGCATTGACATTGGTCGTGGCGTATGTGGCACCGCTGTGTCAGAAGGCAAGTTGCAATTGGTCACTGATGTGCACCAGTTTAGCGGTCATATTGCCTGTGACGCGGCGAGCAATTCGGAAATCGTTATTCCTGTGTTTAACGATGGCAAGGTTATAGGCGTGCTGGATATCGACAGCACTGAATACGGTAATTTTGATGAACAGGACGCGATTGGATTACAAGCGATAGTTGAACGTTTTCAGCTATCTTTGAATTAA
- the proQ gene encoding RNA chaperone ProQ, whose product MMETKRITSKEVIAYLAEKFPACFSLEGQAKPLKVGIFQDLAEALNGDEKVSKTQLRQALRHYTSSWRYLKSVKAGTHRIDLSGAEIAEIDQEQADYAAKTLKESQEKFSNKKTQDKKENSSYKGTKQGDKRSDEKAKKFKVGKAKKSSAKPKPAVKLTQADASALSVGASVMVQFGNSPIAATITEVAGKDVSVQLVSGMIVKTQADKIFTK is encoded by the coding sequence ATTATGGAAACTAAACGTATCACCAGTAAAGAAGTGATTGCCTATTTGGCTGAAAAATTCCCAGCCTGTTTTTCCTTAGAAGGACAAGCGAAACCGTTAAAGGTGGGTATTTTTCAAGATTTGGCTGAAGCACTAAACGGCGACGAGAAAGTGAGCAAAACACAGCTTCGTCAAGCTTTACGCCACTACACCTCTAGCTGGCGCTATCTTAAGTCTGTTAAGGCCGGAACGCACCGTATAGACCTTAGCGGAGCGGAGATCGCAGAGATAGATCAAGAGCAAGCTGATTACGCTGCGAAGACGCTAAAAGAGAGCCAAGAAAAGTTTTCTAACAAAAAAACACAAGACAAAAAAGAAAATTCGTCTTATAAAGGAACTAAACAGGGCGACAAACGCTCTGATGAGAAAGCGAAAAAGTTTAAGGTTGGTAAGGCGAAGAAGTCGTCTGCTAAACCAAAACCTGCTGTTAAATTAACCCAAGCTGACGCCTCTGCGTTGTCAGTAGGCGCCAGTGTTATGGTGCAATTTGGGAATTCACCAATAGCTGCTACTATTACAGAAGTAGCGGGTAAAGATGTTTCCGTTCAACTTGTTTCAGGCATGATCGTTAAAACGCAAGCCGACAAAATCTTTACCAAGTAA
- the prc gene encoding carboxy terminal-processing peptidase, with product MQKVCRLALAISLSVTSLASFAETKVVTAQDLPVLTQEVQHKKASQRISATFARQHYKKFQFDDELSSEVFDHYVKNLDFSRNIFLQSDIDGFEKYRNSFDDMVTSGKLNPAFDIYNLNVQRRFERYEYALSLLEKEFDFSVKEEYQFDREDMPYVTSREELDELWRKRVKYDALNLKLAGKKWEEIQTVLGKRYRYAMKRLSQGESEDVFQVVMNSFSRTVEPHTSYLSPRNAERFQMEMNLKLEGIGAVLRLEDDFTVIQSVVTGGPADKSKKLKAKDKIIGVAQDDEELVDVVGWRLDDVVDLIKGPKGTTVRLQVEKGEDDPVIEVISIVRDTIKLEDRAAKSEVYEENDKKLGVITIPSFYNKLSRDVAKEIAKLKEDNVQGIIVDLRGNGGGSLVEATLLTGLFIDKGPVVQVRDGANRVEVNKDTDGISYYDGPLTVMVDRYSASASEIFAAALQDYGRAVIIGENTFGKGTVQQHRGLGRVYDLYDNPLGSIQFTIAKFYRINGGSTQHKGVTPDIKFPSAIDPGDWGESREDNALPWDKIDRASYSQMNDFSKDITYLDSLYQERIKGNDEFKYLNEDIAYYRENKDKKSVSLNFDERKAEREENKTKRLTRANLRLKAMGKEQVASVDDIPEDLDELDPFLDEAANITFDLVEVGRLAKQ from the coding sequence ATGCAAAAAGTCTGTCGATTAGCCCTTGCCATTTCATTGTCTGTCACCTCATTAGCATCCTTTGCCGAAACTAAGGTTGTCACCGCTCAGGATTTACCTGTGCTCACTCAAGAAGTCCAGCACAAGAAAGCAAGCCAGCGAATATCGGCAACTTTTGCACGTCAACACTACAAAAAATTTCAATTTGATGATGAATTGTCATCGGAAGTGTTTGACCATTATGTTAAAAATTTAGATTTTTCGCGTAATATCTTCCTGCAATCTGATATCGATGGTTTCGAAAAATATCGCAACTCGTTTGACGATATGGTGACCTCTGGCAAATTGAATCCTGCGTTTGATATATACAACTTAAATGTGCAACGCCGCTTTGAGCGTTACGAGTACGCTCTTTCATTGCTCGAAAAAGAATTTGATTTTTCGGTTAAGGAAGAATACCAGTTTGATCGTGAAGACATGCCTTATGTCACATCACGTGAAGAACTTGATGAGTTGTGGCGCAAGCGTGTTAAATATGACGCATTAAATCTGAAACTTGCCGGCAAGAAGTGGGAAGAAATTCAAACAGTTCTTGGCAAACGTTATCGTTATGCGATGAAACGTCTAAGTCAAGGTGAGTCAGAAGATGTGTTCCAAGTGGTCATGAATTCATTTTCTCGTACCGTTGAACCTCATACCTCGTACTTGTCACCGCGTAATGCAGAACGTTTCCAAATGGAAATGAATTTAAAGCTCGAAGGTATCGGTGCGGTATTGCGTCTTGAAGATGACTTTACGGTTATCCAAAGCGTTGTCACCGGTGGACCTGCGGACAAGTCGAAAAAGCTTAAAGCAAAAGATAAAATCATCGGTGTTGCGCAAGACGACGAAGAATTGGTTGATGTCGTTGGCTGGCGTTTAGATGATGTTGTCGATTTAATCAAAGGACCAAAAGGTACCACGGTTCGCTTGCAAGTTGAAAAGGGCGAAGACGACCCTGTTATTGAAGTGATTTCCATTGTGCGCGATACCATCAAGCTAGAAGATCGTGCAGCAAAATCTGAAGTTTACGAAGAAAATGATAAGAAGCTTGGGGTGATTACCATTCCGAGTTTCTATAACAAGCTGTCTCGTGACGTCGCCAAAGAAATTGCCAAGCTAAAAGAAGATAATGTCCAAGGTATTATCGTTGATTTGCGTGGTAACGGTGGTGGCTCTCTTGTTGAAGCAACCTTGTTGACCGGTTTGTTCATTGATAAAGGACCTGTGGTACAGGTTCGTGACGGTGCTAACCGTGTGGAAGTGAATAAAGACACCGATGGCATCAGTTACTACGATGGTCCATTAACGGTTATGGTCGATCGTTACAGTGCGTCAGCGTCAGAAATTTTTGCCGCAGCGCTGCAAGATTACGGTCGCGCGGTGATTATTGGTGAAAACACCTTTGGTAAAGGTACCGTGCAACAACATCGTGGCTTAGGTCGTGTGTATGATTTGTACGACAATCCATTAGGCTCGATTCAATTCACCATTGCTAAGTTCTACCGCATCAATGGTGGTAGTACCCAGCATAAAGGCGTAACACCAGATATTAAATTCCCATCGGCAATTGACCCAGGTGATTGGGGTGAAAGTCGTGAAGACAATGCTTTACCTTGGGATAAGATTGACAGAGCGTCTTATTCTCAGATGAATGATTTCAGTAAAGACATTACCTACCTAGATTCGTTGTATCAAGAGCGTATAAAAGGCAACGATGAGTTTAAATATTTAAACGAAGACATCGCCTACTATCGCGAAAACAAGGATAAGAAGTCGGTATCCTTAAATTTCGATGAGCGCAAAGCCGAACGTGAAGAAAACAAAACCAAACGTTTAACACGTGCCAACCTTCGCTTGAAAGCGATGGGTAAGGAACAAGTTGCCTCAGTGGATGATATTCCTGAAGATCTTGATGAATTGGATCCGTTTTTAGATGAGGCGGCCAACATTACTTTCGATTTAGTGGAAGTTGGTCGTTTAGCAAAACAGTAA
- the nhaC gene encoding Na+/H+ antiporter NhaC has protein sequence MSNSSTIKQPSLLDALIPVFVMIGLLAAAVMYFGDNSSYGPNQIGLLMATGVAIIIGFKNGHNWVSIEKAIINGISISLGAVLILLAVGSLIGTWLLAGTVPTLIYYGLNVLDPSWFYAATCIICGLVSMSIGSSWTTAATVGVALLAVAGGLELSAPITAGAIISGAYFGDKISPLSETTNLAPAVAGSELFTHIRYMLWTTLPSIATALVLFIILGLNEDVSQTTDNAMQLNTLLQENFDIGVFNLIPLVILLALAIKKVPAFIAVSLGAIAGAVWAVLFQQDFIMSLAGEDVDAITANVTIVWTAFFDGVSVNSGNANLDDLLSRGGMSGMLNTVWLIICALTFGAVLEHLGLLRRMMNAILSGIKSVGGLISSTVGTCIATNFVTADQYMAIVMPGRMYKEEYERRGLDPVVLSRTLEDSGTLTSPLIPWNSCGAYMHGVLAVNPLEYAFYCFFNLINPVLAVVYGFIGFKIRKLAKAVTA, from the coding sequence ATGTCTAATAGCAGTACCATCAAACAACCAAGTTTACTTGATGCGTTGATCCCGGTATTCGTAATGATCGGCTTACTGGCCGCAGCGGTGATGTATTTCGGTGACAATTCTTCTTATGGGCCAAACCAAATTGGTCTTCTTATGGCAACAGGTGTTGCTATCATCATCGGTTTTAAAAATGGCCATAACTGGGTCAGTATTGAAAAAGCCATCATCAATGGTATTTCAATCTCACTAGGCGCGGTTTTGATCCTGTTAGCGGTTGGTTCACTAATTGGTACATGGCTATTAGCGGGTACTGTGCCAACGTTGATTTATTACGGACTTAATGTACTAGACCCATCTTGGTTTTATGCGGCAACGTGTATTATTTGTGGTTTGGTATCAATGTCTATTGGTAGTTCGTGGACCACAGCGGCCACCGTCGGTGTTGCCTTACTAGCGGTTGCAGGTGGTTTAGAGTTGTCTGCTCCAATCACCGCTGGTGCCATCATCTCTGGTGCTTATTTCGGTGATAAGATATCGCCATTGTCGGAAACCACCAACCTAGCCCCCGCGGTTGCCGGTTCAGAATTATTTACCCACATTCGCTACATGCTATGGACGACATTACCGTCTATTGCCACGGCGTTGGTGTTGTTCATTATTTTAGGTTTGAATGAAGACGTCAGCCAAACAACGGACAATGCAATGCAGCTAAACACGTTGTTGCAAGAGAATTTCGACATCGGTGTGTTTAACCTGATCCCTTTGGTGATTTTATTGGCTCTGGCTATTAAAAAAGTGCCGGCGTTTATTGCTGTATCCCTTGGCGCAATTGCCGGTGCCGTATGGGCAGTGTTGTTTCAGCAAGATTTCATTATGTCATTAGCCGGTGAAGACGTTGATGCCATTACCGCTAATGTCACTATTGTTTGGACCGCGTTCTTTGACGGTGTGTCGGTGAACTCAGGTAATGCAAATCTCGATGACTTGCTTAGCCGTGGCGGTATGTCTGGTATGTTAAATACCGTATGGTTGATTATTTGTGCATTAACCTTTGGTGCGGTTCTTGAGCATCTTGGTTTATTGCGTCGCATGATGAACGCTATCTTAAGTGGCATTAAATCGGTTGGCGGTTTGATTTCTAGTACTGTAGGCACCTGTATTGCGACTAACTTTGTTACCGCTGACCAATATATGGCGATTGTCATGCCGGGTCGTATGTACAAAGAAGAATATGAGCGTCGTGGATTAGATCCTGTGGTCTTATCTCGTACTCTTGAAGATTCAGGTACCTTGACCTCGCCACTCATTCCATGGAATAGCTGTGGTGCCTATATGCACGGTGTATTAGCGGTTAATCCACTGGAATACGCATTCTACTGTTTCTTTAACTTGATTAACCCTGTACTGGCGGTAGTTTATGGCTTTATAGGTTTTAAAATCAGAAAATTGGCCAAAGCGGTTACCGCGTAA